The window CTGCGCGATTAACgttcaattttcaaaaaacaAATTTCTTACTTCGACGGAGAATTCCATTTACTACAAGAAAATGACGCAGATAATAGGAGATTCTAACGTGAATCGAAACGCTGTCATTGCTTTCTTCACTTTTAAGTTTTATCTCATTTATTGAGTCATAGTTCCGTTGTGCAGAAgaaatgtacatttttatgAGAGTAGTCACATCTTTCTTCGGACGTATCATTCGTCAGAGCGATAATTCATTGGAACGCGCATTCGCTGCAGCTATAGCTTAATCATGCACTCAAATCCTGTCGATTCTTATATTCGTCGATTTACTATTAACTGTATCGACGTATTTAGTTTCCTAAACAGAGAAAAACCGAATAGTAGAGCAAGGGAAGTTAATAGTCGTCGTTGCGAGAGATACCAATGCATTTCTACACGGCGGATGCGTGTAGGACGCGAGATTGGTCTCGTGCGGGCAAATGTCGTTTCTTCCAGTTCCGTAGGCTTCGCGAGAGTGGGTCGTGGCGCGTTGAACGGATTACCAGCCAGATTTAATGTCATCTGGTCTGCGTGGATTCTTCCCTGTTTTCCAATTATATATTCCGTCTGTTCTTCGAGTCTATCACGacgaatatattatacattctcCCTCGGAAGGGTAGACGAATAACAGAGTCTATAATTTTCCAACGTTGAGTTTCTCCAAAAAGTCTTGGTAGAAATAATTCATTGGCTAGCCCTGGTTGTAAGTCTGTCACACGGAGCAGTTGCGTGGAGGGCACGATCGGTCTTGGTTGAACGAAATGCTCGATTCTTCCACAACTGTAGGCGCTTCGAGTGGGCCGGTGACCACTGAATCAAGAACCCCAGTGCTGCACACACAGGCCACTCGCGCCCACTCGCGCCGCACTCGCCCACGTGCGGAGACCAAACCTACCTCGAAGCTACGTAGGTAGTGGCGCGTACACAGCATTCTTCGTATCTATCGAGGTGTAATCCGAATATCGCTTTCGGCTTTGTTCATTCAAATTCTTTCTCCCATTCTTTCAGGATTCTCCGTGCGGATACTTCTTACTAGGCATATAGAATAGGTAAAATACGATACAGGTCTGGCAAAACGGATGATCGCGTGTTGGTTGCTTTTTAATTCTCTGTTTCGACAAGATAACGATGTATTGCGATTTATTGAAActacgagagagaaagagaggagaagagagtAACGGATGTGGTATCGTTTCAGGTGGGGATGAAGCGCGTGTCGCAAGGGCGAGAGGAAGCGGACGCGGAGCATTACCGAGCCTCATCCTCGCTAATGGAACGCCCTTGTCGAGAGTGTCACCACCTCGCGCGGGCTGGGCAGTGCGGATCAACGAGGCGATACTTACTACCCCGAGTCAATCAACTCATTatcagcagcagcaacagcaccATCAGAATCAGCAGCATACATCGAGTCCAGGATCACCGAGAGCCATCGAACAATGGGCTAGCGAGCGGGCAGCGTCGTCGGCTTTATCGGTTCGTCGTTCCACATCACCATCCTCGCCAGAAACAGCAAACAGACCGGGAACAGGATCGCCGAGAAGGACCCTCTCGTCGTCGAGTCGAGTTAGGCCGGGTGGCGCAGGCggaggagaaggagaaggaggaagTGGAAGTGGCGGAAGAGGAGCAGAAAGGGGTGCAGAAATCGGTAACGGTATCCATTTCACGAATCACTGGCAGGAGGAAGAAGAGTTGGaggcgaagaagaaggaggagcaCCGGAAGCGTTGCGTGGACGCAGCGGCGCGTTGCCAAGCCGAGCATCTTGAACTGAGAGGTCGGCCGATGTCGCAGAACAATGCGATCGCGCCGCTTTCGCGGCCGCCTTCTTCGCAGACGAACGCGAATGCCGCAACCAACGGTCTCGACACCGCCAGCACAGTCATCAGCGCCGACAACAGCGCCAATACCAATTCCGACGACGGAGACGCGCGCTTCGTTCAACAACAGGGCGTCACCGGTGGTCGCGTGCACGATCACAACCGACCGTTTCCGCCACCGAGATTGCCTAGCGTGCACGTCGCGGCCGCTTCGACTACTACCGCGCCTCCCGCAGCCTCGTCGAATCCGAGAGTATTGGTCACCGCTCCGCTCAGTCCGCTCTCGAGCACCTTCCGGAGCAGACCGAGGAACGTCGACATTTCGAACGAGACGAACGCCCGGGGACTGTTGTCGAACGACACGCCACCGAGGAGTCCCATAAGCGAGGTGAGCCTCACCGTGCCTCGACCGGATGGAGAGAGGGCAATCAACGAGTACGTCGAGGCGCCGTTCAAACATTCGAACCAGGAGCGACGCGTCATCGACGATGAAAACAAACGCGGGGTCGGTACTGATTGCCCGAAGATCGACCGAAGGCATCGTCAGAAGGGTGTAACGGACGCGTCTGTCGCGGCGACGCATCGGTTGCACGCGAGTAGGACTCAAGCGTTTCGCGGATTGATCGCGAGCGGGACGAACGCGACCGCATCCGCGGGCTCGATCACCGCGAACACCGCGACACTGAACGCCGTGACCAAGCAGCCGGTGTCGTTTACCAAGGAACCGGCCAACAGCCTCGCCTCTAGAACTTACGATCCGGCCGGTTTGTCGATAATGTGCAATTTCTGCGGTCGATGTCGCTGCGAGTCTTGTCGGGAACCACCGCCATTGCCGAGCAAATGGTTGTGCGACAACAAATGCTTCTGCTCCGCCGACACGATCCTCGATTACGCTTCTTGCTTGTGCTGCGTGAAAGGACTGTTTTATCATTGCGTGGACGGGAACGGCGGCAGTGGAATCGACGGGGAGGCTGCCGGGAGCTGCGCCGACGAACCATGCTCGTGCACGGGGAACAGGAGGGTCTCCAGGTGGGCTTGTCTCGGTGCCCTTACCCTCGTCATGCCTTGTTTATTGTGCTACTGGCCGTTCAAAGGCTGCGTCGCTTTGTGCGAAATATGTTATGCCCGGCATGCCGCTCAGGGATGCAGATGCAACCCAAACACGATCGGGAACGCCGGGAATAGGCATCATCCGATCGCCAACGACATCGGGGACTCGAGGGATCCGGAGAAAAGGTTGCTTGACCCGGTTACACCGGAACTCTAATAGTTATTCGGATATTCCGACACCGGTAATACACGTGGTATATGGCGGCCTCTCGCGAGCAGAGATGCCAAGGCTCTTCTATGCACAGGATTATCGAGAGGGagcaaaatgaaaaattgcattAAGTACAAGAGTTGCATTTAAGTCGAGAAACGATATCGAAGATTCTGACGAATTTGTACGTCTGACGTCGCgagtgttttatttattattcttccaTGCGCGCGCGAAAGTgcgaagcgagcgagagagTTTGAAAGAGCAAGAACGTGTACGAATGGAAGAATGCGAGTATCGTATAGTAGTGGTAGGAAAGTAAGGAGGTGAAGGAGGAGAAGTAGGATGGAAGATGGGCGAAGGGTAGAAAGGCGGCGGAGAAAGGGCGAGAAAGATTGACAATGTACTACGCGAGCGTGCGTATAAACGCAGAGACATACCACTTACGTATAGGTAGGTCTATACATGatagaatatataaatagtacGCGCACACACAGGGAGCAAATGCGAGCGTGACCAAGCGAATGCGTGGTAACAGTAAGGGAGCGTACGAGAGAGAAAGCGTGAAAGTAAATAGACGAACCACTAAAGTATATTGAACGCGAGCACGTGTACGCGCGTGTACACGCGTTCCTGCTGTTACTTTGCTCGAAACGGGTGTACACGCGTCTACGCTTAGGTTatagatatgtatattgtatattacattTGTATAAAGAAGAAACTTTTCTACGGTTAATTTATTCGTGGCTGCATCGCCAAGTAATACATAAAGTTTCACAGTAGGAGCACGACACGGAGAGAGGCGGCGAGAGATGTTTGATCAGCAGGCGGCGAAAGAATTCGGAAGGCGTCCTGCCCGACTGGACTCGATTATTTTCTGAAACCGTGTTCCAGTCGCTTACATCTCGCGGTAAAATACGTATATAAGAATCGAAAAAGGAAGGAGTAAAGATATGGAGGGGAAGAAAAAGGGTGAGGGggagaagaggaagagacgGAGAAAGAAAGCTCTGAAAAGAAGCATTGTCCGCGTTTCCGAGCGTTTTCCTCCGCTCGGTACACGATGTATACGGTTTTATACTCGTTAACACTGTTGTATCGAGCGGCCCTGTCGAGCGTTAGAGAGCGGTATGACACGAGATCGAGATAATGCACGCGTTCGGGCTGCGTGAGAGCGAGAGCGCTATGTAAGTCTGTAAGAATGAACGGTTGCATCTATATGTGTATCTGTATGTAAGTGTTGCTGTACGTGTGTGTATGTCTATGTATGTATGCGTGTATGGGTGTGCTTCATGGGGACGACGAGAATGCGGGCAGATGGGAAAAGGACAA is drawn from Bombus terrestris chromosome 12, iyBomTerr1.2, whole genome shotgun sequence and contains these coding sequences:
- the LOC100647937 gene encoding uncharacterized protein LOC100647937 — translated: NGSAESVDTLDYEPPPVLPPRRPPWPFNSPSSTASRYIGQHTTTIAATTSPLTPTAATTTITSTTPLTTTLVPAPSASQGSTTSSSARVSPQPPPLTPPQYPAPPRPPSRNGGDEARVARARGSGRGALPSLILANGTPLSRVSPPRAGWAVRINEAILTTPSQSTHYQQQQQHHQNQQHTSSPGSPRAIEQWASERAASSALSVRRSTSPSSPETANRPGTGSPRRTLSSSSRVRPGGAGGGEGEGGSGSGGRGAERGAEIGNGIHFTNHWQEEEELEAKKKEEHRKRCVDAAARCQAEHLELRGRPMSQNNAIAPLSRPPSSQTNANAATNGLDTASTVISADNSANTNSDDGDARFVQQQGVTGGRVHDHNRPFPPPRLPSVHVAAASTTTAPPAASSNPRVLVTAPLSPLSSTFRSRPRNVDISNETNARGLLSNDTPPRSPISEVSLTVPRPDGERAINEYVEAPFKHSNQERRVIDDENKRGVGTDCPKIDRRHRQKGVTDASVAATHRLHASRTQAFRGLIASGTNATASAGSITANTATLNAVTKQPVSFTKEPANSLASRTYDPAGLSIMCNFCGRCRCESCREPPPLPSKWLCDNKCFCSADTILDYASCLCCVKGLFYHCVDGNGGSGIDGEAAGSCADEPCSCTGNRRVSRWACLGALTLVMPCLLCYWPFKGCVALCEICYARHAAQGCRCNPNTIGNAGNRHHPIANDIGDSRDPEKRLLDPVTPEL